From the Deinococcus aquaticus genome, one window contains:
- a CDS encoding glycerol-3-phosphate dehydrogenase/oxidase: MTTQPRITDPRTDALRAATTDQTWDLLVIGGGASGLGTAVEAATRGYRVLLLESHDYAKGTSSRSTKLVHGGVRYLAQGNVSLVREALHERGLLKQNAPHLVHDLGFLIAAYKWWAAPFYGIGLKMYDLLAGKLNLKASRYVNKAQALERTPTLKKQALKGGILYFDGQFDDARLAITLLRTLENHGGVALNHAPVVGLIREGGKITGARFRDQETGQEHAVHARTVVNATGVFVDDVRRMENPAVKPMLSPSQGVHVVVDRRFLPGDSAIMVPRTDDGRVLFAVPWHDHVVIGTTDTPLPEASVEPRALPEEVEFILKTAAQYLDPAPTRADVRSVYAGLRPLVKAAEGTDTKSLSRDHVIRISDGGLITLTGGKWTTYRRMGEDTVNRAAAQAGLPQRLSLTAGLKLHGAAAPDTHQADHWQVYGTDAAHIQALPGADTPLHPELPYTEAEVRWAARAEQARTAEDVLSRRLRALLLNARASIEAAPRVTAILAEELGRDAAWQDAQVQAYRELASGYVLN, translated from the coding sequence ATGACCACCCAACCCCGCATCACCGACCCCCGCACCGACGCACTGCGCGCCGCTACCACCGATCAGACCTGGGACCTGCTGGTCATCGGGGGCGGCGCGTCCGGCCTGGGCACCGCCGTCGAGGCGGCCACACGCGGGTACCGTGTGCTGCTGCTCGAATCGCACGATTACGCCAAGGGCACCAGCAGCCGCTCGACCAAACTGGTACACGGCGGCGTGCGGTACCTCGCGCAGGGGAACGTGTCCCTGGTGCGCGAGGCGCTGCACGAGCGCGGCCTGCTCAAGCAGAACGCCCCTCACCTCGTGCATGACCTGGGCTTCCTGATCGCCGCGTACAAGTGGTGGGCCGCGCCCTTCTACGGCATCGGCCTGAAGATGTACGACCTGCTGGCCGGGAAACTGAACCTGAAAGCCAGCCGGTACGTGAACAAGGCCCAGGCGCTGGAACGCACGCCCACCCTGAAGAAGCAGGCGCTCAAGGGCGGCATCCTGTACTTCGACGGGCAGTTCGACGACGCCCGGCTGGCCATCACCCTGCTGCGCACCCTGGAAAACCACGGTGGCGTGGCCCTGAACCACGCGCCGGTCGTGGGCCTGATCAGGGAAGGCGGGAAGATCACGGGCGCCCGCTTCCGTGACCAGGAAACCGGGCAGGAGCACGCCGTGCACGCCCGCACCGTCGTGAACGCCACGGGCGTGTTCGTGGACGACGTGCGCCGCATGGAGAACCCGGCCGTGAAACCCATGCTCTCGCCCAGTCAGGGCGTGCACGTGGTCGTGGACCGCCGCTTCCTGCCGGGCGACAGCGCCATCATGGTGCCCCGCACCGACGACGGCCGCGTGCTGTTCGCCGTGCCCTGGCACGATCACGTGGTGATCGGCACGACCGACACGCCGCTGCCCGAGGCGAGCGTGGAGCCCCGCGCGCTGCCCGAGGAAGTTGAGTTCATCCTGAAGACGGCCGCGCAGTACCTGGACCCGGCCCCCACCCGCGCCGACGTGCGCAGCGTGTACGCCGGCCTGCGCCCCCTGGTGAAGGCGGCCGAGGGCACCGACACCAAGAGCCTGTCGCGTGATCACGTGATCCGCATCAGTGACGGCGGCCTGATCACCCTGACCGGCGGCAAGTGGACCACGTACCGCCGCATGGGCGAGGACACCGTGAACCGCGCCGCCGCGCAGGCCGGACTGCCCCAGCGCCTGAGCCTCACGGCTGGCCTGAAACTGCATGGGGCCGCCGCGCCCGACACGCATCAGGCAGATCACTGGCAGGTGTACGGCACGGACGCCGCGCACATCCAGGCGCTGCCCGGCGCGGACACGCCCCTGCACCCGGAGTTGCCCTACACCGAGGCGGAGGTCCGCTGGGCCGCCCGCGCCGAGCAGGCCCGCACCGCCGAGGACGTGCTGTCGCGCCGCCTGCGCGCCCTGCTGCTGAACGCCCGTGCCAGCATCGAGGCCGCGCCGCGCGTGACAGCCATCCTGGCCGAGGAACTCGGCCGGGACGCCGCGTGGCAGGACGCGCAGGTTCAGGCGTACAGGGAACTGGCCAGCGGGTACGTGCTGAACTGA
- a CDS encoding GGDEF domain-containing protein, translated as MLPQTPHQPTSRAQEPLRRRVYVAVCLLAAAALLVIVLTDLGRGQVEPGTAAGLALCLGVAGLLQFSRLPWLLVDYTVLLGASGIVVTQLLHLLGTQEPIPLRTYFPGVFLVIAAFSVLPVRAALAYTAALLAIFAGLSVATGSDVVLLGELTLASLLIAHLSYFGRQVSAERARSEEQYRLSRTDVLTGLENRRGMYERIQQAFSRSLNSEGAEFTVMLADIDYFKRVNDTFGHDVGDQVLQRVASVLQREVGHQGSVARWGGEEFLILLETSDPPVVRAVAGQAWHAVRTGGVLGLPAVTTSLGVASSGEVVSVSDLLRIADRRLYQAKDAGRDRVQLGPALYARAPSDAAGKTRPVPTAPASTTPREQNL; from the coding sequence ATGCTTCCGCAGACGCCGCATCAACCGACCTCCCGCGCGCAGGAACCGCTGCGCCGCCGGGTATACGTGGCCGTGTGTCTGCTGGCCGCGGCGGCGCTGCTGGTGATCGTCCTGACTGATCTGGGGCGCGGTCAGGTCGAGCCCGGCACGGCGGCCGGACTGGCGCTGTGCCTGGGCGTGGCGGGCCTGCTACAGTTCTCGCGCCTGCCGTGGCTGCTGGTGGATTACACCGTGCTGCTGGGCGCGTCGGGTATCGTGGTCACGCAACTGCTGCACCTGCTGGGCACCCAGGAACCCATCCCGCTGCGCACGTACTTTCCCGGCGTGTTCCTGGTGATCGCGGCATTCAGCGTGCTGCCAGTCCGCGCCGCGCTGGCCTACACGGCTGCGCTGCTGGCCATCTTCGCGGGTCTGTCGGTCGCCACGGGCAGTGACGTGGTCCTGCTGGGCGAGTTGACGCTGGCTTCCCTGCTGATCGCTCACCTGTCGTACTTCGGGCGGCAGGTCAGCGCCGAACGCGCCCGCTCCGAGGAGCAGTACCGCCTGTCGCGCACCGACGTCCTGACCGGACTGGAGAACCGGCGCGGCATGTACGAACGCATTCAGCAGGCGTTCTCACGCAGCCTGAACAGCGAGGGGGCGGAGTTCACGGTCATGCTGGCCGACATCGACTACTTCAAGCGCGTGAACGACACCTTCGGGCATGACGTGGGCGATCAGGTGCTGCAACGCGTGGCCAGCGTCCTGCAGCGCGAGGTCGGCCATCAGGGCAGCGTGGCCCGCTGGGGCGGTGAGGAATTCCTGATCCTGCTGGAAACCAGCGACCCACCCGTGGTCCGCGCGGTCGCCGGGCAGGCTTGGCACGCCGTACGCACGGGCGGCGTGCTGGGCCTCCCGGCTGTCACCACCAGTCTGGGCGTGGCGAGTTCCGGTGAGGTCGTCTCGGTCAGCGACCTGCTACGCATCGCGGACCGCCGCCTGTACCAGGCCAAGGACGCCGGGCGGGACCGCGTGCAACTCGGCCCGGCCCTGTACGCCCGCGCGCCTTCCGACGCGGCCGGCAAGACCCGGCCAGTCCCCACCGCGCCAGCCAGTACCACGCCACGCGAACAGAACCTCTGA